One genomic window of Psychrobacillus sp. INOP01 includes the following:
- a CDS encoding GGDEF domain-containing protein, with product MAILENDYYDLFRYILEEKAIETVFQPIISLQTGQIYGYEALTRGPINTVLHNPENLFDYALKTGKLWELENVCRANALKCAHELQAEGKLFLNVNPNIMNDPKFKQGFTKEFLSLFQMDSDSIVFEITEREAINNLKDFINTIDHYKRQYYQIAIDDVGSGYSGLNIITDVRPHFIKLDMKLTRNINKDRTKQLLVRSLCEFANYSQIHIIAEGIETMEELHTLIDIGVHFGQGYYIQKPNSKLIPVRSELISIIKKENNRKNSIFSNRLTDTSIENIATPLHMISSDMPISKVSKLMESNDSLPGFSIKENNKLIGVITRNKLHLKFSGPYGYSLYNKKPISAIMSRQFMKVDAGTPIDVVAKIAMKRDPLHLYDFITITKQDHYFGVVTVKDLLEKSMQLEIDYAKHLNPLSELPGNIIIEQQLQKCIEATNELIVLYLDIDNFKPYNDVYGFEKGDKVIMDLAKILEEVCPSDGFIGHIGGDDFILITDITKSKDICEKIIEQFNESIEHYYYAYDYIKGYIVSKNRHGIEEQFPLLTISIAGLTNRECQTIYELSENATKVKKQCKQLTGSNYLIQY from the coding sequence ATGGCAATTTTAGAAAATGATTATTATGATCTTTTTAGGTATATTTTAGAAGAAAAGGCTATAGAAACTGTATTTCAACCAATTATTTCTTTACAAACGGGGCAAATATACGGTTATGAAGCATTAACCAGAGGACCCATTAATACTGTATTACATAATCCAGAGAATTTATTTGATTATGCACTGAAGACCGGAAAGCTTTGGGAGCTTGAAAATGTTTGCAGAGCAAATGCATTGAAGTGTGCACATGAATTACAAGCTGAAGGCAAACTTTTTTTAAACGTAAATCCAAATATTATGAATGACCCCAAGTTTAAACAAGGGTTTACGAAAGAATTTTTGTCACTTTTTCAGATGGATTCAGATTCAATAGTATTTGAAATCACAGAACGGGAGGCTATTAATAACTTAAAAGATTTTATAAATACGATTGATCACTATAAAAGACAATATTACCAAATTGCTATTGATGATGTAGGATCTGGATATTCGGGACTAAATATTATTACGGATGTACGTCCACATTTTATAAAATTAGACATGAAACTAACTCGTAACATTAACAAAGATAGGACCAAACAATTGCTCGTTAGAAGTTTATGTGAATTTGCCAATTATTCACAAATACATATTATTGCAGAAGGCATTGAAACAATGGAGGAATTACATACACTGATTGATATAGGTGTACATTTTGGACAAGGATATTATATTCAGAAGCCGAATTCAAAGTTAATTCCAGTCCGTAGCGAGCTGATAAGCATTATAAAAAAAGAAAACAACCGAAAAAATAGTATTTTTTCTAATCGTTTAACTGACACGTCTATAGAAAATATTGCTACTCCCCTACATATGATTTCGAGTGATATGCCGATTTCCAAAGTTAGTAAATTAATGGAATCCAATGATTCCCTCCCTGGCTTTAGTATTAAAGAAAACAATAAACTAATTGGGGTAATTACGAGAAATAAACTGCATTTGAAATTCAGCGGACCCTATGGCTATAGTTTATATAATAAAAAACCAATTTCAGCAATTATGAGCAGACAATTTATGAAAGTCGACGCTGGAACCCCGATTGATGTAGTTGCTAAAATTGCGATGAAACGCGATCCATTACACTTATATGATTTTATCACTATCACTAAACAGGATCATTATTTTGGCGTTGTCACAGTGAAGGATTTATTGGAGAAAAGTATGCAGCTAGAAATAGACTATGCAAAGCATTTAAATCCACTTTCAGAATTACCCGGTAATATTATAATTGAACAGCAGCTACAAAAATGTATTGAAGCAACAAACGAGCTTATCGTTCTTTACTTAGATATTGATAATTTTAAACCATACAATGATGTATATGGATTCGAAAAGGGAGATAAGGTAATAATGGACCTTGCAAAAATATTAGAGGAAGTATGCCCTTCCGATGGATTCATCGGTCATATTGGCGGAGATGATTTTATACTAATTACAGACATAACTAAAAGTAAAGACATTTGTGAAAAGATTATTGAACAATTCAATGAGTCTATTGAGCATTATTACTATGCATACGATTATATAAAAGGATACATTGTCTCTAAAAATAGACATGGAATAGAAGAACAATTTCCTCTTTTAACTATCTCAATAGCTGGATTAACAAACCGAGAGTGTCAAACTATTTATGAACTATCTGAAAATGCAACAAAAGTAAAAAAACAATGCAAGCAGCTGACGGGGAGCAATTATTTAATTCAGTACTAA
- a CDS encoding ABC transporter substrate-binding protein, which produces MKSTKKKLGMVLSAAVLILAACGGDESASTNTTESEDTKTYKIGVTQIVEHPSLNAAFDGFQKAIEDAGLEVEYEVKNAQNDNSQNTTIANDLVSSGVDLIFANSTPSAQAVSALTEDIPIVFTSVTNAVDAELVDSMESPGGNVTGTVDTHPDAIPSTIAFLKNELKAKNVGIVFNAGEQNSRSQVDAVKEQMAEVGLNVVEASVSTSAEVKQATESLIGKVDSLYIITDNTVVSALESVVNVANEQKLPMMVAEFDSVKRGGLGAYGFEFYDIGYEAGEMAVKILKGESTPAELPVQYPQNLKFVLNKDTVDALGIEVKDEWESEFVE; this is translated from the coding sequence ATGAAAAGCACGAAGAAAAAATTAGGTATGGTTTTATCAGCTGCTGTTTTAATACTAGCTGCATGTGGTGGAGATGAATCCGCTTCAACAAATACTACGGAGTCAGAGGACACAAAAACTTATAAGATAGGTGTAACGCAAATTGTAGAGCACCCATCTTTGAATGCTGCATTTGACGGATTCCAAAAAGCAATTGAGGATGCAGGACTTGAAGTCGAATATGAAGTTAAGAATGCTCAAAATGATAACAGTCAGAATACTACCATCGCTAATGATCTAGTAAGTTCAGGGGTAGATTTAATATTTGCCAATTCTACTCCTAGTGCCCAGGCAGTTTCAGCTCTAACAGAAGATATTCCAATTGTATTTACTTCCGTAACAAACGCTGTTGATGCAGAACTTGTAGACTCTATGGAAAGCCCAGGTGGAAACGTAACTGGGACAGTTGACACACACCCTGATGCTATTCCAAGTACCATTGCATTTTTGAAAAACGAGTTAAAAGCAAAAAATGTTGGTATTGTTTTTAATGCAGGGGAGCAAAATTCACGTTCACAAGTAGATGCCGTAAAAGAACAAATGGCTGAAGTTGGACTAAATGTAGTAGAAGCTTCTGTTTCTACATCTGCTGAAGTTAAACAAGCAACTGAATCTTTAATAGGAAAAGTAGATTCGTTATATATCATAACGGATAACACGGTAGTTTCAGCACTTGAATCTGTTGTAAATGTTGCCAACGAACAGAAGCTTCCAATGATGGTAGCAGAGTTTGATTCAGTAAAACGTGGTGGCTTAGGTGCTTATGGATTTGAATTTTATGATATCGGTTATGAAGCAGGGGAAATGGCTGTTAAAATTTTAAAAGGTGAAAGTACACCTGCAGAATTACCAGTTCAATATCCACAAAACTTAAAATTTGTTTTGAACAAAGATACTGTTGATGCTCTTGGAATTGAAGTGAAAGATGAGTGGGAATCTGAATTTGTGGAATAG
- a CDS encoding ABC transporter permease: MFSAIFGSVEQGFIYAIMALGVYLTFRVLDFPDLTVDGSFVTGAGTAAMMIVLGYHPALATLVAILAGFLAGCMTGLLHTKGKINPLLSGILMMIALYSINLRIMGFTVENSVGRPNIPLMNEETLFSQFFGWWGSLGIDETINGFLTSMGIQYLPKTWGTVVIVAILVVIIKFIFDWFLKTEVGLAIRATGDNKKMIRSFSVNTDTLVILGLGLSNALVAFSGALIAQYAKFSDIGMGIGMIVIGLASVIIGEAIFGTKTIVRTTLAVIIGAIIYRIVLALALRVEFLDAGDMKLITAIIVIIALVLPQYFEKRREKSRKAKRHALRESQTMLKSKESENLA, translated from the coding sequence ATGTTTTCAGCAATCTTTGGATCAGTTGAACAAGGATTTATATATGCAATTATGGCACTCGGCGTGTATTTGACATTCCGAGTGTTAGATTTTCCTGATTTAACAGTAGATGGTAGCTTTGTGACTGGAGCCGGTACTGCTGCAATGATGATTGTGTTGGGCTATCACCCTGCGCTTGCAACTCTAGTTGCTATATTGGCAGGATTTCTTGCAGGTTGCATGACTGGGCTGTTACACACAAAAGGGAAGATTAATCCCTTACTTTCTGGAATATTAATGATGATTGCTTTGTATTCTATTAATTTACGGATAATGGGCTTTACTGTTGAGAACTCGGTAGGACGGCCAAATATCCCCTTGATGAATGAAGAAACCTTATTTAGCCAATTCTTTGGCTGGTGGGGGAGTTTAGGTATAGATGAAACTATTAATGGTTTTTTAACTTCAATGGGAATTCAATACCTTCCAAAGACTTGGGGAACAGTAGTAATTGTTGCTATTTTAGTAGTTATTATCAAATTTATTTTTGACTGGTTCTTGAAAACGGAAGTTGGTTTAGCGATTCGGGCTACTGGTGATAACAAAAAAATGATTCGAAGCTTTTCTGTAAATACAGATACGCTTGTCATATTAGGACTTGGCCTTTCTAATGCGTTAGTTGCATTTTCTGGGGCTTTGATAGCTCAATACGCTAAGTTTTCGGATATTGGAATGGGTATAGGAATGATTGTAATCGGACTTGCATCTGTTATTATTGGAGAAGCGATTTTCGGTACGAAAACAATTGTAAGAACGACACTTGCTGTAATCATTGGTGCCATTATTTATCGTATCGTTTTAGCTTTAGCACTTCGAGTAGAATTTTTGGATGCAGGAGATATGAAGCTAATTACAGCAATCATTGTAATTATAGCGCTAGTTTTACCTCAATATTTTGAAAAACGTCGTGAAAAAAGTAGAAAAGCTAAACGACATGCTCTACGTGAGTCCCAAACTATGCTAAAAAGTAAGGAGAGTGAAAACCTTGCTTAA
- a CDS encoding ABC transporter ATP-binding protein translates to MLKLNNINKIFNESTADEKIALDRINLNLNIGDFVTVIGSNGAGKSTMLNMVSGALSPDFGQIMIDGNDVTKLPEFKRSQFIGRVFQDPMSGTAPTMTIEENLAIAYSRNKKRGLKIGVDKQRKEFFLHSLERLHLNLENRLNAKVGLLSGGERQALSLLMATFTQPSILLLDEHTAALDPSRAELITNLTEKLVKKDNLTTLMVTHNMQQALDLGNRLIMMDKGQIILEVGEEEKHTLTIEKLMEEFQRIRGQKFTSDRTLLSS, encoded by the coding sequence TTGCTTAAGTTAAATAATATCAACAAGATTTTCAATGAAAGCACGGCAGATGAGAAAATTGCATTAGATCGAATAAATTTAAATTTAAATATAGGAGATTTTGTCACTGTTATCGGGAGTAATGGTGCTGGAAAATCTACAATGTTAAATATGGTATCCGGAGCATTATCACCAGACTTTGGACAAATAATGATTGATGGAAACGATGTAACAAAACTCCCAGAATTTAAACGTTCTCAGTTTATCGGTAGAGTGTTTCAAGATCCAATGTCGGGTACTGCACCTACTATGACAATCGAAGAAAACTTGGCAATTGCATACTCTAGAAATAAAAAAAGAGGTCTAAAAATTGGTGTGGATAAACAAAGAAAAGAGTTTTTTCTTCACTCACTGGAAAGACTGCATCTTAATCTTGAAAATCGATTAAATGCTAAAGTTGGATTACTTTCGGGGGGAGAGAGACAGGCATTATCATTGTTAATGGCCACTTTTACACAGCCTTCCATCTTATTACTAGACGAGCATACGGCTGCACTTGATCCATCGCGAGCAGAACTAATTACAAATTTAACGGAAAAGCTTGTTAAAAAAGATAATCTTACCACTCTAATGGTAACTCATAATATGCAGCAAGCATTAGACTTGGGTAATCGTTTAATTATGATGGATAAAGGACAAATAATTTTGGAAGTTGGGGAAGAAGAGAAGCATACCTTAACGATTGAAAAGCTAATGGAAGAATTCCAACGAATTAGAGGCCAAAAGTTTACTAGTGACCGAACACTATTATCGTCGTAA
- a CDS encoding catalase, which translates to MSENQNNNKMTTAAGAPVVDNQNSQSAGSRGPLLLQDVWLLEKLAHFDREVIPERRMHAKGSGAYGKFTVTHDITQYTSAALFSEIGKETEMFVRFSTVAGERGAADAERDIRGFSMRFYTEQGNWDLVGNNTPVFFFRDPLNFPDLNHAIKRDPRTGMRSANSNWDFWTSLPEALHQVTIVMSDRGLPKSYRTMHGFGSHTFSMINANNERVWVKFHMRSQQGIENLTDQEAVEVVGVDRESSQRDLYDNIEEGNFPKWKMYIQVMTEEQANNMPYNPFDLTKVWYKKDFPLIEVGEWELNRNPENYFAEVEQAAFTPANVVPGISFSPDRMLQGRLFSYGDAQRYRLGVNHHQIPVNTPKCPVHSFHRDGAMRVDGNLGGSLPYEPNSYGKWKTQPEYTEPRLPLHGDAGIWDFREDDDNYYEQPGKLFRLMSSEQQKVLIDNTTRNMNGVEEFIKIRHIIHCYKADPAYGQGLAEAMEIPWGNIEAAMA; encoded by the coding sequence ATGTCAGAAAATCAAAACAACAACAAAATGACAACTGCAGCGGGTGCGCCAGTAGTAGATAATCAAAACTCGCAATCAGCTGGATCACGTGGCCCACTATTATTACAAGATGTGTGGTTACTAGAAAAACTAGCACATTTTGATAGAGAAGTAATCCCAGAGCGTCGTATGCATGCAAAAGGATCAGGTGCTTATGGTAAATTTACTGTAACTCATGATATTACACAATATACTTCAGCAGCTCTTTTCTCTGAAATCGGAAAAGAAACAGAAATGTTCGTTCGTTTCTCAACTGTAGCTGGTGAACGTGGAGCCGCAGATGCAGAACGTGATATCCGTGGTTTCTCAATGCGTTTCTACACAGAACAAGGTAACTGGGATTTAGTTGGTAACAACACTCCTGTATTCTTCTTCCGTGATCCGCTTAATTTCCCAGATTTAAATCATGCAATTAAACGTGATCCACGTACTGGTATGCGTAGTGCTAATAGCAACTGGGATTTCTGGACATCATTACCGGAAGCACTTCACCAAGTGACAATCGTAATGAGTGACAGAGGACTTCCAAAATCTTACCGTACAATGCACGGATTTGGTAGTCATACATTCAGTATGATCAATGCTAACAATGAACGTGTATGGGTAAAATTCCATATGCGCTCACAACAAGGTATTGAGAACTTAACTGATCAAGAAGCAGTTGAAGTAGTTGGTGTGGACCGTGAAAGTTCACAACGCGACCTATACGATAATATCGAAGAAGGCAACTTCCCTAAATGGAAAATGTATATCCAAGTAATGACGGAAGAGCAAGCTAATAATATGCCTTACAATCCATTTGACTTAACGAAAGTTTGGTATAAAAAAGACTTCCCTCTAATTGAAGTTGGCGAATGGGAACTTAACCGTAATCCTGAAAACTATTTTGCAGAAGTAGAGCAAGCAGCTTTCACACCAGCTAACGTTGTACCTGGTATTAGCTTCTCTCCAGACAGAATGTTACAAGGACGTTTATTCTCTTATGGGGATGCTCAACGTTACCGTTTAGGTGTTAACCATCACCAAATTCCAGTTAACACACCGAAATGTCCTGTACACTCTTTCCATAGAGACGGTGCGATGCGTGTTGACGGTAACTTAGGTGGATCATTACCTTATGAGCCAAATAGTTATGGAAAATGGAAAACACAACCTGAATACACAGAGCCTCGTTTACCACTTCATGGAGATGCTGGAATTTGGGATTTCCGCGAAGATGACGATAACTATTATGAGCAACCTGGTAAACTATTCAGATTGATGAGCTCAGAACAACAAAAAGTTCTTATTGATAACACAACACGTAATATGAATGGCGTAGAAGAATTTATTAAGATTCGTCACATCATTCACTGTTACAAAGCTGATCCTGCATACGGCCAAGGACTTGCGGAAGCAATGGAAATTCCATGGGGCAATATCGAAGCAGCAATGGCTTAA
- the ilvA gene encoding threonine ammonia-lyase IlvA: MQLTDTKSIQVENVLIAHQFLKDVVYHTPLQKNEYLSEKYGASIYFKREDLQHVRSFKLRGAYYKIKTIEEEAKEKGVVCASAGNHAQGVAYACAQLGIIAKIFMPLTTPSQKIDQVRMFGREFVEIILAGDTFDDSAESATAYAEVEDRIFIHPFDDPDIIAGQATVAVEIMNDIDVPIDYLFGSIGGGGLISGLSTYVKNVSPFTKVIGVEPAGAASMKAAFKNEGPVVLDSIDKFVDGAAVKCVGNLSYELSKKYVDDIVLVPEGKVCTTILDLYNKHAIIAEPAGALSVAALDFYSEAIKGKSVVCVISGGNNDIGRMQEIKEKSLIYEGLLYYFIVKFPQRAGALRQFLDKVLGPDDDITTFEYTKKNNKESGPALVGIELKNRNDFSGILSRMNENGFSYKEVNKDSTLFELLI, encoded by the coding sequence ATGCAATTAACAGATACGAAATCTATTCAAGTAGAAAATGTCCTTATTGCACATCAGTTTTTAAAAGATGTGGTCTACCATACTCCCTTACAAAAAAATGAATATTTATCTGAAAAATATGGTGCATCTATTTATTTCAAACGGGAGGATTTACAACATGTCCGGTCATTTAAATTACGCGGAGCATACTATAAGATCAAAACAATCGAGGAAGAGGCAAAAGAAAAAGGTGTTGTCTGTGCTAGCGCAGGTAACCACGCACAAGGAGTAGCATACGCATGTGCACAACTAGGAATCATAGCAAAAATTTTTATGCCATTAACCACTCCTTCACAAAAGATTGATCAAGTGAGAATGTTTGGACGTGAATTTGTTGAAATCATTCTTGCCGGGGATACTTTTGATGATTCGGCGGAAAGTGCAACGGCATACGCAGAGGTGGAGGATAGAATTTTCATACATCCATTTGATGATCCAGATATCATTGCGGGTCAAGCTACTGTTGCGGTGGAAATTATGAATGACATCGATGTGCCTATAGATTATTTGTTCGGTAGCATTGGTGGTGGCGGGTTAATATCTGGACTTTCTACATATGTAAAGAACGTCTCTCCATTCACCAAAGTGATTGGTGTTGAGCCTGCTGGAGCCGCAAGTATGAAGGCAGCTTTTAAAAACGAAGGACCTGTCGTGCTAGATTCAATTGATAAATTTGTAGACGGTGCTGCAGTAAAATGTGTCGGAAATCTATCTTATGAACTAAGTAAAAAATATGTAGATGATATCGTCCTTGTGCCAGAAGGAAAGGTATGTACAACTATTTTAGATTTATACAACAAACATGCGATTATTGCAGAACCTGCAGGTGCCCTATCCGTTGCAGCATTGGACTTTTATAGCGAAGCGATTAAAGGGAAATCTGTCGTTTGTGTCATTAGTGGAGGTAACAATGACATTGGTCGTATGCAGGAGATAAAAGAAAAGTCTTTAATATATGAAGGATTACTATATTATTTCATCGTAAAGTTTCCTCAAAGAGCAGGCGCATTACGACAATTTCTTGATAAAGTTCTTGGACCAGATGATGATATTACTACTTTTGAATATACGAAGAAAAACAATAAAGAAAGTGGTCCAGCACTTGTAGGCATTGAATTGAAAAACAGAAATGACTTTTCTGGCATTCTTTCTCGTATGAATGAGAATGGATTTTCCTATAAAGAAGTAAATAAGGATAGCACATTATTTGAATTACTCATTTAA
- a CDS encoding DeoR/GlpR family DNA-binding transcription regulator has protein sequence MTPVLRKKRIIEELAIKGKVEILDLVNLLDVSAMTIRRDLDELEKQKKLIRTHGGAAIPEAIIAEQSYLQKILEAHPQKIEIAEIASELVKDGMKVFLDSGTTNFEIAKRLKVRDNLTIVTNDIKIAAELMDSKVEVIMLGGKIQNGVGAVFGTYAEKMLKEIHVDILFLGAHAVHSTLGITSATLEKATIKREMINSSEVVYLVVDAQKFGKKAFAKIASIDSVTAIITDQTLPKEVEEIYSEMTSFIKGVGK, from the coding sequence ATGACTCCGGTATTAAGGAAGAAACGCATCATTGAAGAGCTTGCCATAAAAGGTAAAGTAGAAATATTAGATTTAGTGAATTTACTTGATGTTTCTGCAATGACAATTCGTCGAGATCTAGATGAATTAGAAAAACAGAAGAAACTTATAAGAACTCATGGGGGAGCTGCGATACCCGAAGCTATTATTGCTGAACAGAGCTATTTACAAAAAATTTTGGAAGCTCACCCACAAAAAATTGAAATAGCTGAAATTGCATCAGAATTAGTAAAGGATGGTATGAAGGTATTTCTAGATTCTGGGACGACCAATTTTGAGATTGCTAAACGTTTGAAAGTTAGAGATAATCTCACAATTGTTACAAATGATATTAAAATCGCTGCCGAACTAATGGATAGTAAAGTGGAAGTCATAATGCTAGGCGGTAAAATTCAAAATGGTGTTGGTGCGGTTTTTGGAACATATGCAGAAAAGATGTTAAAAGAAATTCATGTAGATATATTGTTTTTGGGTGCCCATGCGGTTCATTCTACACTAGGAATTACTTCTGCAACTCTGGAAAAAGCAACTATTAAGAGAGAGATGATTAATAGTAGTGAAGTAGTTTATTTAGTTGTAGATGCACAGAAGTTTGGAAAGAAAGCGTTTGCTAAAATAGCAAGTATCGACTCTGTGACGGCCATAATAACAGACCAAACACTTCCAAAAGAAGTGGAAGAAATATACAGTGAAATGACTAGCTTTATAAAGGGTGTGGGAAAATGA
- a CDS encoding four-carbon acid sugar kinase family protein, translated as MKVGIIADDLTGANATGVLLSKNGFNSATVVFEGEVPTIGGFTSISVDTDSRYCAPSSAQTRVLKAYEQLSTWGASVFCKRIDSTVRGNLGVETDTLLNALGENSVAVVVTSYPDSGRIVSGGYLLVDGVPVESTDVAKDPMNPITISHVPTIMSEQSQFPVSHIGLGRVLKGKNSIHLEMLKQIEAGNRIIVVDAVTNEEIDHIAESMAAIDGVVFVPVDPGPLSASYSRLMAHQHILTNKFIVTVGSITPLTGRQLNYLVDKKNADPVYVKTEALASTTSTWDEEIERAVKEAIIKLEEQEVLIITTYAPGAGKLNLKDIATREGVTEEKLAKRLTEGLARVTQSVIDQTEHTIDGMFSSGGDVTAALCSVSDAQAIGLQDEVLPLAAYGHFIGGAFDGIPVITKGGMVGDKYSIYKCVRFLTNKKEEGSV; from the coding sequence ATGAAAGTTGGAATTATTGCAGATGATTTAACTGGAGCTAATGCGACAGGAGTTCTCCTATCTAAGAATGGGTTTAATAGTGCAACAGTAGTATTTGAAGGAGAGGTACCAACAATTGGTGGGTTTACCTCCATTAGTGTGGATACAGATAGCAGATACTGTGCGCCTAGTTCGGCACAAACAAGAGTTTTAAAAGCGTACGAACAGCTTTCAACATGGGGTGCAAGTGTGTTTTGTAAACGGATTGATAGTACAGTACGTGGAAATCTTGGAGTAGAAACAGACACTTTATTAAATGCACTAGGAGAAAATAGTGTGGCAGTGGTCGTTACTTCTTATCCAGACTCTGGGCGCATTGTCTCTGGTGGATACCTATTGGTAGATGGTGTACCTGTGGAATCTACTGATGTTGCAAAGGATCCTATGAATCCGATTACAATATCCCATGTGCCAACTATTATGAGTGAGCAAAGCCAGTTTCCTGTTTCCCATATAGGATTAGGAAGAGTTTTAAAAGGGAAAAATAGTATTCATTTAGAAATGTTGAAACAAATAGAAGCTGGAAATCGGATTATTGTTGTGGATGCCGTGACCAATGAAGAGATAGATCATATAGCAGAATCGATGGCTGCAATTGATGGTGTGGTTTTTGTACCAGTGGATCCAGGTCCATTATCTGCTTCTTATAGTCGTTTGATGGCTCATCAGCATATTTTAACGAATAAATTCATCGTGACTGTAGGTAGTATAACTCCTTTAACTGGAAGACAGTTGAATTACTTAGTCGATAAGAAAAATGCCGATCCAGTTTATGTAAAAACGGAGGCGTTAGCTTCTACTACTAGTACGTGGGACGAGGAAATAGAACGTGCGGTGAAGGAAGCTATTATTAAACTTGAGGAACAAGAGGTTCTGATCATCACTACTTATGCCCCGGGTGCAGGAAAATTAAACTTAAAAGATATTGCAACTAGGGAAGGAGTAACTGAAGAAAAGCTTGCCAAACGCTTAACGGAAGGTTTGGCTAGAGTTACTCAAAGTGTTATTGACCAAACTGAACATACTATTGATGGAATGTTTTCCAGTGGTGGAGATGTGACAGCTGCTCTATGTTCTGTCAGTGATGCGCAGGCTATCGGTTTACAGGATGAAGTACTTCCTTTAGCTGCGTATGGTCATTTTATAGGAGGAGCTTTCGATGGCATTCCTGTAATCACTAAAGGTGGCATGGTAGGGGATAAATACTCTATTTATAAATGTGTAAGATTCTTAACAAACAAAAAAGAAGAAGGAAGTGTTTAG
- the pdxA gene encoding 4-hydroxythreonine-4-phosphate dehydrogenase PdxA has product MTTVREIIAIPMGDAAGIGPEITVKSLAKEELYTMCKPLVVGDANILRKAIEVTGVNLKVSVVTSPSEGSYEFGTIDVMDLANINMEDFEPGQVSAQNGQAAFEFIKRSVELAMAGEVKAIATTPINKESLKAAKVPYIGHTEMLEDLGGAPDPLTMFQVNGMRIFFLTRHVSVAEAITQMTKERVRDYLNRCDKALQRLGVENRKLAVAGLNPHAGEGGLFGMEEVEEIKPGVELAKADGIDAYGPVPADSVFFQALNGKYDAVLSLYHDQGHIAAKMTDFHRTISITNGLPFLRTSVDHGTAFDIAWKNIASEVSMYECIKLAAEYAPKFTRESL; this is encoded by the coding sequence ATGACTACAGTACGAGAAATTATTGCGATTCCTATGGGAGATGCGGCCGGTATTGGTCCAGAAATTACAGTGAAATCTTTAGCAAAAGAAGAACTTTACACTATGTGTAAACCACTAGTAGTAGGAGATGCGAACATACTACGTAAAGCAATCGAAGTAACTGGAGTAAATTTAAAGGTTAGTGTAGTTACATCGCCTTCTGAAGGTTCTTATGAATTTGGAACAATTGATGTAATGGATTTAGCTAATATTAATATGGAAGATTTCGAGCCTGGACAAGTTTCTGCACAAAACGGACAAGCAGCATTTGAATTTATCAAACGTTCAGTGGAGCTTGCAATGGCTGGAGAAGTTAAAGCTATTGCTACTACACCGATCAATAAAGAATCATTAAAAGCAGCAAAAGTTCCTTATATCGGCCATACAGAAATGTTAGAGGATTTAGGCGGGGCTCCTGATCCACTAACTATGTTCCAAGTAAATGGAATGCGTATTTTCTTCTTGACTCGTCATGTGTCTGTAGCAGAAGCAATCACACAAATGACAAAAGAAAGAGTTCGTGACTATTTAAATAGATGTGATAAAGCTCTGCAACGTCTCGGTGTTGAAAATCGTAAACTTGCAGTTGCAGGATTAAACCCACATGCAGGTGAGGGCGGTCTATTCGGTATGGAAGAAGTAGAAGAAATTAAACCGGGTGTAGAGCTTGCGAAAGCAGATGGTATTGATGCTTACGGTCCAGTTCCGGCTGATTCAGTTTTCTTCCAAGCACTTAACGGTAAATATGATGCGGTTCTTTCTCTATACCACGATCAAGGTCATATCGCTGCGAAAATGACAGATTTCCACCGTACTATTTCTATTACAAATGGTCTTCCTTTCCTACGTACATCTGTTGACCATGGTACCGCATTTGATATTGCTTGGAAAAACATTGCATCTGAAGTAAGTATGTACGAATGTATCAAACTAGCTGCTGAATATGCACCAAAATTTACTCGTGAATCATTGTAA